One Solanum lycopersicum chromosome 2, SLM_r2.1 genomic region harbors:
- the LOC101257726 gene encoding uncharacterized protein yields MGCVGSSRTKGDESVRKIRKPKPWRHTEPITRAQLLKMREEFWDTAPHYGGKKEIWDALRAAAEAEIGLAQTIVNSAGIIVQTTDLTVCYDERGAKYDLPLYVLSEPTNLTGEN; encoded by the exons ATGGGTTGCGTTGGATCCTCACGTACCAAAGGAGATG AATCTGTCAGGAAAATAAGAAAACCAAAGCCATGGAGACACACAGAACCAATAACAAGAGCTCAGCTTCTAAAAATGCGTGAAGAATTCTGGGACACTGCACCACACTATGGGGGAAAAAAAG AGATCTGGGATGCGCTACGTGCTGCTGCCGAGGCAGAAATAGGCCTTGCACAAACAATCGTGAACAGTGCTGGGATAATTGTTCAAACCACTGATCTAACAGTCTGCTATGATGAGAGAG GTGCCAAGTATGACTTGCCTCTATACGttttgagcgaaccaacaaatctgaCTGGTGAAAACTGA
- the LOC101249602 gene encoding dihydroorotase, mitochondrial isoform X1 yields the protein MLASKGTTFSDCSVMRTLFSPCKISHIPVVSFGHKRSLKIYSAKMELSITQPDDWHLHLRDGDVLKAVVSHSAHHFGRAIVMPNLKPPITTTAAAVAYREAILKSLPADSDFNPLMTLYLTDTTSPMEIKLARESQVVFGVKLYPAGATTNSQDGVTDLFGKCLPVLQEMVEHNMPLLVHGEVTNPEVDMFDREKVFIETVLRPLVQKFPRLKVVMEHVTTMDAVKFVESCSEGFVAATVTPQHLVLNRNSLFQGGLQPHNYCLPVLKREIHREALVSAVTSGSKRFFLGTDSAPHDRRRKECSCGCAGIYNAPVALSVYAKVFEKENALDKLEAFTSFNGPDFYGLPRNNSKIKLSKTPWKVPESFSYASGDIIPMFAGEMLDWLPAPL from the exons ATGCTGGCTTCTAAAGGAACAACTTTCTCAGATTGTAGCGTAATGAGGACTTTATTCTCTCCCTGCAAA ATTTCACATATACCAGTTGTTAGCTTTGGACACAAAAGATCGTTAAAAATCTACAGTGCGAAAATGGAGCTCTCAATCACACAACCTGATGATTGGCATCTTCATCTCCGTGATGGTGATGTTCTTAAGGCAGTTGTCTCTCACAG TGCACATCACTTTGGGAGGGCAATAGTCATGCCAAATTTGAAGCCTCCTATCACTACCACTGCTGCTGCTGTAGCATACCGGGAGGCGATATTGAAATCTTTACCTGCTGATAGTGATTTCAACCCTCTTATGACACTTTATTTGACAGATACAACCAGTCCTATGGAAATCAAACTAGCAA GAGAGAGCCAGGTCGTATTTGGGGTGAAGTTGTACCCTGCTGGTGCCACGACAAATTCTCAAGATGGAGTGACTGATCTTTTTGGGAAGTGTTTACCAGTTCTACAAGAAATGGTTGAGCATAATATGCCTTTGCTG GTTCATGGAGAGGTTACTAATCCTGAGGTTGACATGTTTGATAGAGAAAAGGTATTCATTGAAACGGTTCTAAGACCTTTGGTGCAGAAATTTCCACGATTGAAGGTCGTGATGGAGCATGTCACCACCATGGATGCTGTTAAGTTTGTTGAATCTTGCAGTGAAG GATTTGTTGCAGCGACTGTCACCCCACAACATCTTGTTTTAAACAGGAATTCTCTCTTCCAAGGGGGCTTACAACCGCATAATTACTGCCTTCCAGTCCTCAAAAGAGAGATCCACA GGGAGGCACTTGTGTCAGCTGTAACAAGTGGAAGTAAAAGATTTTTTCTTGGGACTGATAGTGCTCCTCATGATAGACGAAGAAAAGAATGTTCTTGTGGATGTGCTGGTATTTACAATGCTCCTGTAGCCTTATCAGTATATGCAAAGGTGTTTGAAAAG GAAAATGCACTTGACAAGCTCGAAGCATTTACCAGCTTCAATGGACCAGACTTTTATGGGCTTCCGAGGAACAACTCAAAGATTAAGTTGAGTAAGACACCATGGAAGGTACCCGAATCCTTTTCATATGCATCAGGAGATATAATTCCCATGTTTGCTGGTGAAATGCTCGACTGGTTGCCGGCTCCTCTctga
- the LOC101249602 gene encoding dihydroorotase, mitochondrial isoform X2 — translation MRTLFSPCKISHIPVVSFGHKRSLKIYSAKMELSITQPDDWHLHLRDGDVLKAVVSHSAHHFGRAIVMPNLKPPITTTAAAVAYREAILKSLPADSDFNPLMTLYLTDTTSPMEIKLARESQVVFGVKLYPAGATTNSQDGVTDLFGKCLPVLQEMVEHNMPLLVHGEVTNPEVDMFDREKVFIETVLRPLVQKFPRLKVVMEHVTTMDAVKFVESCSEGFVAATVTPQHLVLNRNSLFQGGLQPHNYCLPVLKREIHREALVSAVTSGSKRFFLGTDSAPHDRRRKECSCGCAGIYNAPVALSVYAKVFEKENALDKLEAFTSFNGPDFYGLPRNNSKIKLSKTPWKVPESFSYASGDIIPMFAGEMLDWLPAPL, via the exons ATGAGGACTTTATTCTCTCCCTGCAAA ATTTCACATATACCAGTTGTTAGCTTTGGACACAAAAGATCGTTAAAAATCTACAGTGCGAAAATGGAGCTCTCAATCACACAACCTGATGATTGGCATCTTCATCTCCGTGATGGTGATGTTCTTAAGGCAGTTGTCTCTCACAG TGCACATCACTTTGGGAGGGCAATAGTCATGCCAAATTTGAAGCCTCCTATCACTACCACTGCTGCTGCTGTAGCATACCGGGAGGCGATATTGAAATCTTTACCTGCTGATAGTGATTTCAACCCTCTTATGACACTTTATTTGACAGATACAACCAGTCCTATGGAAATCAAACTAGCAA GAGAGAGCCAGGTCGTATTTGGGGTGAAGTTGTACCCTGCTGGTGCCACGACAAATTCTCAAGATGGAGTGACTGATCTTTTTGGGAAGTGTTTACCAGTTCTACAAGAAATGGTTGAGCATAATATGCCTTTGCTG GTTCATGGAGAGGTTACTAATCCTGAGGTTGACATGTTTGATAGAGAAAAGGTATTCATTGAAACGGTTCTAAGACCTTTGGTGCAGAAATTTCCACGATTGAAGGTCGTGATGGAGCATGTCACCACCATGGATGCTGTTAAGTTTGTTGAATCTTGCAGTGAAG GATTTGTTGCAGCGACTGTCACCCCACAACATCTTGTTTTAAACAGGAATTCTCTCTTCCAAGGGGGCTTACAACCGCATAATTACTGCCTTCCAGTCCTCAAAAGAGAGATCCACA GGGAGGCACTTGTGTCAGCTGTAACAAGTGGAAGTAAAAGATTTTTTCTTGGGACTGATAGTGCTCCTCATGATAGACGAAGAAAAGAATGTTCTTGTGGATGTGCTGGTATTTACAATGCTCCTGTAGCCTTATCAGTATATGCAAAGGTGTTTGAAAAG GAAAATGCACTTGACAAGCTCGAAGCATTTACCAGCTTCAATGGACCAGACTTTTATGGGCTTCCGAGGAACAACTCAAAGATTAAGTTGAGTAAGACACCATGGAAGGTACCCGAATCCTTTTCATATGCATCAGGAGATATAATTCCCATGTTTGCTGGTGAAATGCTCGACTGGTTGCCGGCTCCTCTctga
- the LOC101249602 gene encoding dihydroorotase, mitochondrial isoform X3 has translation MELSITQPDDWHLHLRDGDVLKAVVSHSAHHFGRAIVMPNLKPPITTTAAAVAYREAILKSLPADSDFNPLMTLYLTDTTSPMEIKLARESQVVFGVKLYPAGATTNSQDGVTDLFGKCLPVLQEMVEHNMPLLVHGEVTNPEVDMFDREKVFIETVLRPLVQKFPRLKVVMEHVTTMDAVKFVESCSEGFVAATVTPQHLVLNRNSLFQGGLQPHNYCLPVLKREIHREALVSAVTSGSKRFFLGTDSAPHDRRRKECSCGCAGIYNAPVALSVYAKVFEKENALDKLEAFTSFNGPDFYGLPRNNSKIKLSKTPWKVPESFSYASGDIIPMFAGEMLDWLPAPL, from the exons ATGGAGCTCTCAATCACACAACCTGATGATTGGCATCTTCATCTCCGTGATGGTGATGTTCTTAAGGCAGTTGTCTCTCACAG TGCACATCACTTTGGGAGGGCAATAGTCATGCCAAATTTGAAGCCTCCTATCACTACCACTGCTGCTGCTGTAGCATACCGGGAGGCGATATTGAAATCTTTACCTGCTGATAGTGATTTCAACCCTCTTATGACACTTTATTTGACAGATACAACCAGTCCTATGGAAATCAAACTAGCAA GAGAGAGCCAGGTCGTATTTGGGGTGAAGTTGTACCCTGCTGGTGCCACGACAAATTCTCAAGATGGAGTGACTGATCTTTTTGGGAAGTGTTTACCAGTTCTACAAGAAATGGTTGAGCATAATATGCCTTTGCTG GTTCATGGAGAGGTTACTAATCCTGAGGTTGACATGTTTGATAGAGAAAAGGTATTCATTGAAACGGTTCTAAGACCTTTGGTGCAGAAATTTCCACGATTGAAGGTCGTGATGGAGCATGTCACCACCATGGATGCTGTTAAGTTTGTTGAATCTTGCAGTGAAG GATTTGTTGCAGCGACTGTCACCCCACAACATCTTGTTTTAAACAGGAATTCTCTCTTCCAAGGGGGCTTACAACCGCATAATTACTGCCTTCCAGTCCTCAAAAGAGAGATCCACA GGGAGGCACTTGTGTCAGCTGTAACAAGTGGAAGTAAAAGATTTTTTCTTGGGACTGATAGTGCTCCTCATGATAGACGAAGAAAAGAATGTTCTTGTGGATGTGCTGGTATTTACAATGCTCCTGTAGCCTTATCAGTATATGCAAAGGTGTTTGAAAAG GAAAATGCACTTGACAAGCTCGAAGCATTTACCAGCTTCAATGGACCAGACTTTTATGGGCTTCCGAGGAACAACTCAAAGATTAAGTTGAGTAAGACACCATGGAAGGTACCCGAATCCTTTTCATATGCATCAGGAGATATAATTCCCATGTTTGCTGGTGAAATGCTCGACTGGTTGCCGGCTCCTCTctga
- the LOC101253745 gene encoding ER lumen protein-retaining receptor A isoform X1: MNIFRLAGDMTHLISVLVLLLKIYATKSCSGISLKTQELYAIVFVARYLDLFTDFISLYNTVMKLVFIGSSLAIVWCMRYHRVVRRSYDRELDTFRYWILLGACFVLALVLHEKFTLQEVFWAFSIYLEAVAILPQLVLLQRSGNVDNLTGQYVFFLGAYRAFYILNWIYRYLTEQRFTRWISCVSGLVQTALYADFFYYYFISWKNNAKLQLPA; encoded by the exons ATGAATATCTTCAGACTGGCCGGAGACATGACACATTTGATTAGTGTCTTAGTTCTCCTCCTGAAAATCTATGCTACCAAATCATGCTCAG GAATATCATTGAAGACGCAAGAGTTATATGCTATTGTGTTTGTGGCTCGGTATCTGGATTTGTTCACAGACTTCATCTCTCTTTACAACACTGTGATGAAACTGGTTTTTATTGGGAGCTCCTTGGCCATTGTCTGGTGTATGAGGTACCATCGAGTTGTTAGGCGCTCATATGACCGTGAGCTAGACACTTTTCGCTATTGGATTCTTCTGGGGGCGTGTTTTGTTTTGGCACTTGTTCTTCATGAGAAGTTTACCCTTCAAGAG GTGTTCTGGGCTTTCTCAATATACCTAGAGGCAGTTGCCATTCTTCCCCAATTGGTGCTCTTGCAAAGAAGTGGAAATGTTGATAATCTGACTGGACAATATGTGTTCTTTCTTGG GGCCTACCGTGCATTTTACATCTTAAACTGGATTTACCGCTATCTGACAGAGCAGCGTTTCACTAGATGGATTT CTTGCGTCTCTGGCCTTGTCCAGACAGCCCTTTATGcagatttcttttattattacttCATCAG CTGGAAAAATAATGCTAAGCTTCAACTGCCAGCCTGA
- the LOC101253745 gene encoding ER lumen protein-retaining receptor A isoform X2, whose translation MKLVFIGSSLAIVWCMRYHRVVRRSYDRELDTFRYWILLGACFVLALVLHEKFTLQEVFWAFSIYLEAVAILPQLVLLQRSGNVDNLTGQYVFFLGAYRAFYILNWIYRYLTEQRFTRWISCVSGLVQTALYADFFYYYFISWKNNAKLQLPA comes from the exons ATGAAACTGGTTTTTATTGGGAGCTCCTTGGCCATTGTCTGGTGTATGAGGTACCATCGAGTTGTTAGGCGCTCATATGACCGTGAGCTAGACACTTTTCGCTATTGGATTCTTCTGGGGGCGTGTTTTGTTTTGGCACTTGTTCTTCATGAGAAGTTTACCCTTCAAGAG GTGTTCTGGGCTTTCTCAATATACCTAGAGGCAGTTGCCATTCTTCCCCAATTGGTGCTCTTGCAAAGAAGTGGAAATGTTGATAATCTGACTGGACAATATGTGTTCTTTCTTGG GGCCTACCGTGCATTTTACATCTTAAACTGGATTTACCGCTATCTGACAGAGCAGCGTTTCACTAGATGGATTT CTTGCGTCTCTGGCCTTGTCCAGACAGCCCTTTATGcagatttcttttattattacttCATCAG CTGGAAAAATAATGCTAAGCTTCAACTGCCAGCCTGA